A single region of the Anaerostipes rhamnosivorans genome encodes:
- a CDS encoding BglG family transcription antiterminator produces MYLDERGYLVLKTIVNNPSITGKEVEQSLDLSRKQVSYTMDKINQYLADNGLPKIERLRTGKFVIPIPVLEQYRTEDIGMKDSTYVYSDKERGALIFLILLCAREELSIYHFTSKLDISKNTFLIDVKKLEERLAAYGLGIHYSRQDGYHLAGSEFCKREAMIPIIRQILNMPNGQEAIMEISQVDPELMKQVRGQISVIENKLKIRFTDERLRELPYILCLVLIRIRKGRILEDLPESFQHIAGTKEYSVMVEFAKEHDVVWQTEKIFFAAQIQISNYHSFQSDNLRSEVEIMEAARQVIDNFEKIICVNIKERDILLEALFQHVKPAFYRVKYHYHIEQSIVDMVLPRYSSLHAMVKKSMKPLEELAGNEFPDEELVYITALFGAWLQREGILDIQDQKKRAVIVCANGVSVSNFLFFTLRELFPEIEFLTCLSMRDFTEYKEEFELVFTMVRLETDKLQFLVKPFLDEASKHKFREKVLSEINGIMPHEVDVTEILRAVEQHAVIEDRDALVREINRVLNPATVQGVSERMPEMKEQPMLADVLVKETVQVSEKPLAWEEAVRTASAPLLLRGDIEQRYVERMIQIIREDKPYIMIADGVIIAHAGVEDGAGRICISLLKLPKKIDVNGYLKADIVIVLGTPDATKHLGVLFQLNEILEDPSALKKLKQAKQPEDILNIVQKEKEKSLC; encoded by the coding sequence GTGTATTTAGACGAAAGAGGCTATTTAGTATTAAAAACAATTGTAAATAATCCGTCTATAACTGGAAAGGAAGTAGAGCAGTCTTTAGATTTGTCCAGGAAGCAGGTCAGCTATACGATGGATAAGATCAATCAATACCTGGCGGATAACGGGCTGCCCAAAATTGAAAGACTGCGCACTGGTAAATTCGTGATACCGATTCCTGTGCTGGAACAGTACCGGACCGAGGATATCGGTATGAAAGACAGTACCTATGTGTATTCAGACAAGGAACGGGGAGCACTGATCTTTTTGATCCTTCTGTGTGCCAGGGAAGAACTGTCAATTTATCATTTTACATCAAAGCTGGACATCAGCAAGAATACATTTCTGATCGACGTTAAAAAACTGGAAGAAAGACTGGCAGCCTACGGGCTTGGTATCCATTACAGCAGACAGGATGGGTATCATCTGGCGGGAAGTGAATTCTGCAAAAGAGAGGCTATGATTCCGATCATACGTCAAATTTTAAACATGCCCAACGGGCAGGAAGCGATCATGGAGATCTCCCAGGTGGACCCGGAGCTCATGAAACAGGTACGGGGACAGATCAGTGTGATCGAAAATAAACTGAAGATCCGCTTTACAGACGAGAGGCTTCGGGAGCTTCCCTACATCCTCTGTCTGGTGCTGATCCGCATCAGAAAAGGGAGGATACTGGAAGATCTGCCGGAATCCTTTCAGCATATCGCAGGAACCAAAGAATACTCTGTTATGGTGGAGTTTGCCAAGGAGCATGACGTGGTATGGCAGACGGAGAAGATCTTTTTTGCAGCGCAGATCCAGATATCCAACTACCACAGTTTTCAGTCGGATAATCTGCGTAGTGAAGTGGAGATCATGGAAGCGGCCAGACAAGTCATCGACAATTTTGAAAAGATCATATGCGTTAACATTAAAGAACGGGATATCCTTCTGGAAGCTTTATTCCAGCATGTGAAGCCGGCGTTTTACCGGGTGAAGTACCACTATCATATCGAACAGAGCATTGTAGATATGGTACTCCCCAGATACAGCTCCCTTCATGCCATGGTCAAGAAGTCTATGAAGCCGTTGGAGGAACTTGCGGGAAACGAATTTCCGGACGAAGAGCTGGTCTATATCACCGCACTTTTTGGAGCATGGCTTCAGAGAGAAGGGATTCTGGACATCCAGGATCAGAAAAAACGGGCTGTAATTGTCTGCGCAAATGGGGTATCAGTGTCTAATTTCTTGTTTTTTACTCTTCGGGAGCTGTTCCCGGAGATTGAGTTTTTGACCTGTCTCTCCATGAGGGATTTTACAGAATATAAGGAAGAGTTTGAGCTGGTCTTTACTATGGTCCGCCTGGAGACTGACAAGCTTCAGTTTCTGGTCAAACCATTCTTAGATGAGGCTTCCAAACATAAATTCCGGGAAAAAGTATTAAGTGAGATCAACGGCATCATGCCCCATGAGGTGGATGTGACAGAGATTTTAAGGGCTGTGGAGCAGCATGCGGTCATTGAGGACCGGGATGCATTGGTCCGTGAGATCAACAGAGTCTTGAATCCGGCCACTGTCCAGGGAGTTTCAGAGAGGATGCCGGAGATGAAGGAACAGCCTATGCTGGCGGATGTGCTGGTAAAGGAAACAGTCCAGGTGTCGGAGAAACCACTGGCCTGGGAGGAAGCGGTGAGAACAGCGTCAGCTCCGCTGCTTTTACGGGGAGATATTGAGCAGAGGTATGTAGAACGGATGATCCAGATCATCCGGGAGGACAAACCTTACATCATGATCGCAGACGGCGTCATCATTGCCCATGCAGGCGTGGAGGACGGAGCCGGAAGGATCTGTATTTCACTGTTAAAGCTTCCGAAAAAGATTGATGTGAACGGTTACCTAAAGGCGGATATTGTTATTGTCCTGGGCACACCGGATGCCACAAAGCATCTGGGGGTTTTATTCCAGCTCAATGAGATACTGGAGGATCCGTCTGCGCTAAAAAAACTAAAACAGGCAAAACAGCCGGAAGACATCCTTAACATTGTCCAAAAAGAAAAGGAGAAATCATTATGTTAG
- a CDS encoding class II aldolase/adducin family protein: MLESLKKDVVEIAKRAQKDGLCKHLSGNFSARDKETGYVVITPTQVDRELLTPRDMVVLDLDANVIENLSGLRPTSESLMHLQIYKTRPDVNAVAHTHSMYATTFAVLKKPIPAVVYEVANLGVSKSRIPVAPYGRPGSTDLSDSVIEPVQEADCFLLQGHGAVAVDGREIYDAYLKASYIEELAQLYFNSLVANGGQEPDYFPPEELQSWAYPSQIKFPNK; encoded by the coding sequence ATGTTAGAATCATTAAAGAAAGATGTAGTTGAGATTGCAAAGAGAGCACAGAAGGATGGATTGTGCAAACATCTGTCAGGGAACTTCAGTGCCAGAGATAAAGAAACCGGATATGTGGTCATCACACCGACTCAGGTAGACAGAGAACTTCTCACCCCAAGGGATATGGTAGTCTTAGATTTGGATGCCAATGTGATTGAAAACCTTTCAGGACTCCGTCCTACCAGTGAGTCTTTGATGCACTTACAGATCTATAAGACAAGGCCGGATGTAAATGCCGTTGCACATACTCATTCTATGTATGCCACCACATTTGCAGTGCTGAAAAAACCAATTCCGGCTGTTGTATATGAGGTTGCCAACCTTGGCGTGAGCAAATCCAGAATCCCGGTAGCACCTTACGGACGTCCAGGATCCACAGACCTTTCTGACAGTGTCATTGAACCGGTTCAGGAAGCGGACTGCTTCCTTCTCCAGGGACACGGCGCCGTTGCCGTAGACGGCAGGGAGATCTATGATGCTTACCTAAAAGCTTCCTACATTGAGGAGCTGGCACAATTATACTTCAACTCCCTTGTTGCCAACGGAGGGCAGGAACCGGATTACTTCCCGCCGGAAGAATTGCAGAGCTGGGCTTATCCTTCACAGATCAAATTTCCAAACAAATAA
- a CDS encoding dihydroxyacetone kinase subunit DhaK produces MKKIINEPDHYLKEMLEGIYIAHKDMVTCTDDDLQCLVAKHKKEGKVGIATGGGSGHLPLFLGYVGEGMLDGCCVGDVFQSPSADQMLAVTKEIDSGAGVLYIYGNYNGDIFNFDMAAEMADMEEDIRVETVLGADDVASAGPSAPGEKSTRRGVAGIFFVFKCAGAAADKMMDLDNVKRIADKANANVRTMGVALTPCVVPRVGKAGFSIGEDEMEIGMGIHGETGIRRGKIEPADQIVDEMLNQIVADLPYESGDEVAVLVNGLGATTLDEQYIVTRRIDKVLAEKGISVHRYYVGEYATALEMAGFSISLLKLDDELKEMLDTDAKTPFFRQ; encoded by the coding sequence ATGAAGAAGATTATCAATGAGCCGGATCATTATTTAAAAGAGATGCTGGAAGGCATTTATATTGCGCACAAGGATATGGTCACCTGTACTGACGATGATCTGCAATGCCTTGTAGCAAAGCATAAAAAAGAAGGAAAAGTCGGTATCGCCACAGGAGGCGGTTCTGGACACCTTCCTTTGTTCCTTGGATATGTAGGCGAGGGCATGCTGGACGGATGCTGTGTGGGGGATGTATTCCAGTCTCCAAGCGCAGACCAGATGCTGGCCGTGACAAAGGAGATCGACAGCGGAGCGGGAGTTCTCTACATATATGGCAACTATAACGGAGACATCTTTAACTTTGATATGGCTGCAGAGATGGCGGACATGGAAGAGGATATCCGGGTAGAGACTGTGCTCGGTGCCGATGACGTGGCTTCTGCAGGACCGTCTGCGCCGGGTGAGAAAAGCACCCGCCGCGGAGTGGCCGGTATCTTCTTTGTTTTCAAATGTGCAGGCGCTGCCGCAGACAAGATGATGGATCTGGACAACGTAAAGAGAATCGCAGACAAGGCAAATGCCAATGTAAGGACTATGGGTGTCGCACTGACACCGTGCGTGGTGCCGAGAGTAGGAAAAGCGGGATTCTCCATTGGAGAAGATGAGATGGAGATCGGCATGGGAATCCACGGTGAGACAGGAATCCGCCGCGGGAAGATTGAACCGGCAGACCAGATTGTGGATGAGATGTTGAACCAGATCGTAGCGGACCTTCCATACGAGAGTGGAGATGAAGTGGCAGTTTTGGTAAATGGATTGGGAGCCACCACACTGGATGAACAGTACATTGTGACCCGCCGTATTGACAAGGTCCTCGCAGAAAAAGGCATCAGCGTTCACAGATATTATGTGGGAGAATACGCTACAGCTCTGGAGATGGCAGGATTCTCCATCTCGCTGCTGAAGCTGGATGACGAGCTGAAAGAAATGCTGGATACGGACGCAAAGACACCATTTTTCCGGCAATAA
- a CDS encoding dihydroxyacetone kinase family protein: MDNSYLIRLLKEISDIMAENREHLIEMDSIVGDGDLGLTMGDGFKAAYEKVADGSITDAGKLLYQAGKAMASAVPSTMGTLMASGLMQAGKVLKGTETLENADVAKLFEAYEAGVANRGKAKVGEKTFIDGIHPAVESLNAAAAEGVSLEDMAAGAKKAAEEGFQNTTTMLAVHGRAATRGEASRSLEDPGAYVAVLIMKAFENSTK, encoded by the coding sequence ATGGACAACAGTTATTTAATCAGACTTTTAAAAGAGATCAGTGATATTATGGCTGAAAACAGAGAGCATCTGATCGAAATGGACAGCATCGTCGGAGACGGCGACCTGGGGCTTACTATGGGTGACGGATTTAAGGCTGCCTACGAAAAGGTTGCAGACGGTTCCATTACGGATGCCGGCAAGCTTTTATATCAGGCAGGAAAGGCTATGGCATCTGCCGTACCATCCACCATGGGCACTTTGATGGCGTCAGGACTCATGCAGGCTGGGAAAGTCCTGAAGGGTACGGAGACACTTGAGAATGCAGATGTGGCAAAGCTGTTTGAAGCCTATGAGGCTGGAGTGGCAAACAGGGGAAAGGCCAAGGTGGGAGAGAAGACATTCATCGACGGCATCCATCCAGCAGTGGAGAGCCTGAATGCTGCAGCAGCGGAAGGTGTTTCGCTGGAAGATATGGCAGCAGGGGCAAAAAAAGCAGCCGAGGAAGGTTTCCAGAATACGACCACTATGCTCGCCGTCCACGGACGTGCAGCAACCAGAGGAGAGGCTTCCAGAAGCCTTGAGGACCCTGGAGCTTATGTGGCAGTTTTGATCATGAAAGCTTTTGAGAACAGCACCAAATAA
- a CDS encoding BlaI/MecI/CopY family transcriptional regulator: MIDRDLTGRETLIMKCIWSAGKEISLQEVQKDLKEMYDWDAKRSTVRTFLTSIEGKGFITIERRGRYSYIKPLINEEKYKRDQAEKMVDFWYEGSTEGLIKTLISGKLSEEDERYLMEVLGDLDEC, from the coding sequence ATGATAGATAGAGATTTAACAGGAAGAGAAACTTTGATCATGAAATGTATATGGTCAGCGGGTAAGGAAATATCTTTGCAAGAGGTCCAGAAAGACTTGAAAGAGATGTATGACTGGGATGCGAAAAGATCTACAGTCCGTACTTTTTTGACTAGTATTGAAGGGAAAGGCTTCATTACAATTGAGAGAAGAGGAAGATATTCTTATATAAAACCTTTGATTAATGAAGAAAAATATAAGAGAGATCAGGCAGAGAAAATGGTGGATTTTTGGTATGAGGGTTCCACAGAGGGACTGATCAAAACATTAATAAGCGGGAAATTATCTGAGGAGGACGAACGGTATCTAATGGAGGTACTGGGGGATTTAGATGAATGTTGA
- a CDS encoding helveticin J family class III bacteriocin, which translates to MLLKNFGHGQTLEWFEHKNKPFFWVTCKANTAYDKRWGTQIGRLEYQAGKTVDYTSITRFSHLSYANKSGKSFGSAKRVDAALSSDKSKILFWVKDTDNEIQYSYYNTAKLNAALDKKVSATSRYVPCTDNAIKSACYASFRQSGNNRVLPHGSCQGLEFSDALSIYIAGGAAGDTPQIAKMTGSGSNFKFSYLAEIKHKKFNKTETEIEGLQLKGDNVYFGISDKSKGNTNPACIYSIPKSIFKK; encoded by the coding sequence ATGTTATTGAAGAATTTTGGACATGGTCAAACACTTGAATGGTTTGAACATAAGAACAAACCGTTCTTTTGGGTGACTTGTAAAGCAAATACTGCATATGATAAGCGCTGGGGAACACAGATTGGAAGACTGGAATATCAAGCCGGTAAGACTGTTGATTATACTTCCATTACACGATTCTCTCATCTAAGTTATGCCAATAAAAGTGGAAAATCTTTTGGTTCAGCAAAACGAGTGGACGCAGCATTATCTAGTGATAAAAGTAAAATTCTTTTTTGGGTAAAGGATACAGATAATGAGATTCAGTACAGTTATTATAATACCGCAAAGTTGAATGCGGCACTGGATAAAAAGGTTTCTGCAACATCTAGATATGTACCTTGCACAGATAATGCTATTAAATCTGCATGTTATGCTTCTTTTCGTCAATCAGGTAACAATAGAGTGTTACCACACGGATCTTGTCAGGGATTAGAATTTTCTGATGCACTGTCAATTTATATTGCAGGAGGTGCCGCAGGTGATACTCCACAAATTGCTAAGATGACAGGCAGTGGTTCTAATTTTAAATTTTCATATCTTGCTGAAATTAAACATAAAAAATTTAACAAAACGGAGACAGAAATTGAAGGTTTACAGTTAAAAGGGGATAATGTTTATTTTGGAATAAGCGATAAATCAAAAGGTAATACAAATCCAGCCTGTATATATTCTATTCCAAAAAGTATTTTTAAGAAATAG
- a CDS encoding leucine-rich repeat protein yields MTEKKILKFFTSFAICAFMLCSTVSFKNLTVKASTPQEQDSAPGILEIDDFDTRADYEKYMNRIHTYKDYQYKIEKDGKEKNGYRINLKRYTGADKSTSVPSKILHAPVRTISTGTFKNCKSLNKITIPEDIYMIQKGAFTGCKAKIKKPSFLKKQKNGSYAAIAQVKIPRKGKDKKVNYKASKVTKITTSIKNMKLKKGKKKKIYTRIYVSKKRNKDI; encoded by the coding sequence ATGACAGAAAAGAAAATATTAAAATTTTTTACATCGTTTGCTATATGTGCATTCATGCTATGTAGCACAGTATCTTTTAAAAATTTAACTGTAAAAGCGTCCACTCCACAGGAACAGGACAGTGCACCGGGAATTTTAGAAATTGATGACTTTGATACACGAGCAGATTATGAAAAATATATGAACCGCATTCATACTTATAAAGATTATCAATATAAGATTGAAAAAGACGGGAAAGAAAAAAATGGATATAGAATTAATCTAAAAAGATATACTGGGGCTGATAAATCTACATCCGTACCATCTAAGATCTTACATGCTCCCGTAAGAACTATTTCTACAGGAACCTTTAAAAATTGTAAATCTTTAAATAAAATCACAATTCCAGAGGACATTTATATGATTCAAAAGGGTGCATTTACCGGCTGTAAGGCAAAAATTAAGAAACCATCATTTTTGAAAAAACAAAAGAACGGATCATATGCAGCTATTGCTCAGGTTAAAATACCGAGAAAAGGAAAAGACAAGAAAGTAAACTACAAAGCATCAAAAGTAACTAAGATTACGACTTCTATAAAAAATATGAAATTAAAGAAAGGTAAGAAGAAAAAAATTTATACGAGAATCTATGTTTCTAAAAAAAGAAACAAGGATATTTAG
- a CDS encoding iron-containing alcohol dehydrogenase: MLNFQYYAPTKVVFGKGTEGRVGELVKKEGCKKVLVHYGGQSAKKSGLLDRVFDSLKEAGIDYVSLGGVVPNPRLSKVYEGIELCRKEGVDFLLAVGGGSVIDSCKAIGYGLANECDVWDMYTGKEKAKGCAPVGVVLTIAAAGSEMSDSSVITNEDGWYKKALNTNYGRCRFAVMNPELTYTLPEYQTESGCTDIMMHTMERYFVAEDTMEITDGIAESLMRTVMKNAKILLDDPKNYNARAEIMWSGTLSHNDLTGCGTNGGDWATHLIEHELGGLFDVAHGAGLAAVWGSWARYVLDEKPERFASFAVNVMGVEDQGDAKKTALLGIEALEDFYRSIHMPTSIKELGISPTEEQIKEMAQKATVGGSYSLGMFKKLHAEDIEKIYRMAL, translated from the coding sequence ATGTTAAATTTTCAGTACTATGCACCTACAAAGGTTGTCTTCGGCAAAGGGACTGAGGGCAGAGTTGGGGAACTGGTTAAAAAAGAAGGATGTAAAAAAGTCCTTGTACATTACGGCGGACAGAGTGCCAAAAAGTCCGGGCTTCTTGACAGGGTCTTCGACTCTCTGAAAGAGGCGGGCATTGATTATGTGAGCCTGGGAGGGGTTGTGCCAAATCCGCGTCTCTCCAAGGTATATGAAGGCATTGAGCTCTGCAGAAAGGAAGGGGTTGATTTCCTTTTAGCTGTGGGCGGAGGCAGTGTCATTGATTCCTGCAAAGCCATTGGGTATGGACTAGCCAATGAATGTGACGTGTGGGACATGTATACAGGGAAGGAAAAAGCAAAAGGATGTGCGCCAGTAGGCGTCGTACTGACCATTGCGGCGGCAGGAAGTGAGATGAGTGATTCCTCTGTGATCACCAATGAGGACGGGTGGTATAAGAAGGCATTAAATACAAATTACGGGCGCTGCCGGTTTGCAGTGATGAATCCGGAACTCACCTATACTCTTCCGGAGTATCAGACAGAGAGCGGGTGCACAGATATCATGATGCACACTATGGAGCGTTATTTTGTGGCAGAAGATACCATGGAGATCACGGACGGAATAGCAGAATCCCTGATGCGTACTGTAATGAAAAATGCAAAGATCCTGCTTGATGATCCTAAGAATTACAATGCGAGAGCAGAGATCATGTGGTCCGGAACACTGTCCCACAATGACCTGACCGGATGCGGCACCAACGGAGGTGACTGGGCGACTCATCTGATCGAGCACGAACTGGGAGGCCTGTTTGATGTGGCCCATGGAGCCGGGCTGGCCGCTGTCTGGGGAAGCTGGGCTAGATATGTGCTGGATGAAAAACCGGAGCGTTTCGCCTCCTTTGCGGTAAATGTCATGGGAGTGGAAGATCAGGGCGATGCAAAGAAAACGGCACTTTTAGGGATTGAGGCTTTAGAAGATTTCTACCGGTCCATTCATATGCCGACCAGCATAAAAGAGCTAGGAATAAGCCCCACAGAGGAACAGATAAAGGAAATGGCCCAGAAGGCTACCGTAGGCGGTTCCTATAGTCTAGGTATGTTCAAAAAGCTACATGCGGAAGATATCGAGAAGATCTATCGTATGGCACTGTAA
- a CDS encoding MFS transporter produces the protein MEKNSIKGGRLSWGTRVSYAGGDVACNVIFGMIGTLLTLFYTDYVGINPATVGLVMLLSRLFDGVSDLIMGVIVEHTNSKWGKSRPWILWMSIPYALSAVLLFTVPHTTGIVQGIYLFVTYNFCTTICYTAINLPYGSLSAMMTRISSERDMLSVVRMGLSPIGRIVAVTFTLPLVKIFGDNQAAWVKTMSIWAVLALILLVNCFLKCKETVVIAAKDKTKSVPLKKGLKALVTNQYFWAVLVLWMLQSVSFGISGTILPYYCKYIFHNDTWMYSTLYLTETLTLVACIFACAPLIGKFGKRNVAFAGAFIALAGQLLFFLNPYSFPWMVMSCVARAIGLAPLNAVVFGMIGDVVEFGQWKTHIRQESLIFAGGSIGTKVGAGVASAAMTGLLSLSGYISSAAGAVTQPGSALNMIINIYKVGPVIVAALAVITLSFYKLDKQYDSIMKELIDRESRGEL, from the coding sequence ATGGAGAAAAACTCTATCAAAGGAGGCAGACTCAGCTGGGGAACCAGAGTTTCCTATGCGGGCGGAGATGTGGCATGTAATGTGATCTTCGGAATGATCGGTACATTGCTTACACTTTTTTATACTGATTATGTAGGAATCAACCCAGCCACCGTCGGACTGGTTATGCTGCTTTCCCGGCTGTTTGACGGAGTATCTGACTTAATCATGGGTGTGATCGTTGAACACACCAATTCAAAATGGGGAAAATCAAGGCCGTGGATCCTATGGATGAGCATCCCTTATGCTCTATCAGCCGTTCTACTTTTCACTGTGCCTCATACAACAGGAATTGTACAGGGAATCTACCTGTTTGTTACATATAACTTCTGTACCACCATCTGCTATACGGCCATCAACCTTCCTTACGGAAGCCTTTCTGCTATGATGACGCGTATCTCCTCTGAAAGGGATATGTTAAGCGTTGTCAGAATGGGATTGTCACCGATCGGACGTATCGTTGCCGTGACTTTTACCCTTCCGTTGGTAAAGATCTTCGGAGACAATCAGGCCGCATGGGTAAAAACAATGTCCATCTGGGCAGTTCTCGCCCTGATCCTGCTGGTCAACTGTTTCCTCAAATGTAAGGAGACTGTTGTCATTGCGGCAAAGGACAAAACAAAAAGTGTTCCGCTGAAAAAAGGTCTGAAAGCCCTGGTGACAAACCAATATTTCTGGGCAGTCCTTGTCCTCTGGATGCTTCAGAGTGTATCCTTCGGTATTTCAGGAACCATCCTTCCTTACTATTGTAAATATATTTTCCACAATGATACCTGGATGTACAGTACCCTGTATCTGACTGAGACACTCACTTTAGTGGCCTGCATCTTTGCCTGTGCACCTCTGATCGGAAAGTTCGGAAAAAGAAACGTCGCATTTGCCGGAGCGTTCATCGCACTGGCTGGCCAGCTGCTGTTTTTCCTGAATCCGTACAGCTTCCCTTGGATGGTCATGAGCTGTGTAGCCCGTGCCATTGGACTTGCACCGTTAAACGCAGTTGTATTTGGTATGATCGGTGACGTGGTGGAATTCGGACAGTGGAAGACACATATCCGCCAGGAAAGCCTGATCTTTGCAGGAGGTTCCATCGGAACAAAGGTAGGCGCAGGTGTGGCGTCAGCCGCCATGACAGGGCTTCTCTCCCTCTCAGGGTACATAAGCTCTGCTGCCGGAGCTGTGACACAGCCTGGCTCTGCACTAAATATGATCATCAACATCTATAAGGTCGGACCGGTTATTGTCGCAGCCTTAGCCGTCATCACTCTTTCTTTCTATAAGCTGGATAAGCAATACGATTCCATTATGAAGGAATTGATCGACCGTGAATCCAGAGGAGAATTATAA
- the iolG gene encoding inositol 2-dehydrogenase: protein MVNVGIIGAGRIGRVHVESICTQVGNAKVKTLADPFMSEDTAVWAKEMGVENTTKDYKDILNDPQIDAVLICSSTDTHSPISVEAIEAGKHVFCEKPIDHDVQKIQEVVDALKKSDVKYQVGFNRRFDHNFEAIRDAVAAGKIGETQIIKVTSRDPEPPSADYVKVSGGMFLDMTIHDFDMVRFLAGCDAEEVYVEAAVLVDPAIGEAGDVDTAVITLKMKNGSIAVIDNSRKAVYGYDQRAEVFGSKGMVVTANDSASSAVISNADGVTGEKPLYFFLERYMAAYAKEIKCFIDAIEKNTDTPLGVMDGLEPVLMGLAAKKSLEEHRPVKISEITV, encoded by the coding sequence ATGGTAAATGTAGGTATTATCGGAGCAGGAAGAATCGGAAGAGTACATGTAGAAAGCATCTGCACACAGGTAGGAAACGCAAAGGTTAAGACTCTTGCTGATCCTTTTATGTCAGAGGACACAGCAGTATGGGCAAAAGAAATGGGTGTTGAAAATACCACCAAAGATTACAAAGACATCTTAAATGATCCTCAGATCGACGCAGTGCTGATCTGCTCATCCACAGATACACATTCACCGATCTCCGTAGAGGCTATTGAAGCAGGAAAACATGTATTCTGCGAAAAGCCAATCGACCATGACGTACAGAAGATTCAGGAAGTAGTCGACGCTTTAAAGAAAAGCGACGTAAAATACCAGGTAGGATTCAACCGCCGTTTTGACCATAACTTTGAAGCCATCCGGGATGCCGTGGCTGCTGGAAAGATTGGTGAGACACAGATCATCAAAGTTACATCCAGAGATCCTGAACCGCCAAGTGCTGATTATGTAAAAGTTTCCGGAGGAATGTTCCTGGACATGACAATCCATGATTTTGACATGGTCCGTTTCCTTGCAGGATGTGACGCTGAAGAAGTGTATGTAGAAGCTGCAGTCCTTGTAGATCCTGCCATCGGTGAAGCCGGAGATGTGGACACTGCTGTTATCACATTAAAAATGAAAAACGGTTCCATCGCCGTGATTGACAACTCAAGAAAAGCCGTTTACGGATACGATCAGAGAGCTGAAGTGTTCGGATCAAAGGGAATGGTCGTAACAGCAAACGATTCCGCATCCTCAGCCGTGATCAGTAATGCGGACGGAGTGACAGGAGAAAAACCTCTTTACTTCTTCCTGGAACGCTACATGGCAGCCTATGCAAAAGAAATCAAATGCTTTATCGACGCCATCGAAAAAAACACAGACACCCCTCTTGGAGTTATGGACGGTCTTGAGCCAGTACTTATGGGGCTTGCGGCTAAAAAATCATTAGAAGAACACCGCCCAGTAAAAATTTCTGAAATTACAGTATAG